One window of Macrococcus sp. 19Msa1099 genomic DNA carries:
- a CDS encoding FMN-dependent NADH-azoreductase, which produces MTKVLYITGHPNDETVSNSMAAGKSFIESYKQSNPDHEVVHIDLYDTFIPLIDKEVFDGWGKLQSGKGFEVLSETEQQKVARLNELSDEFAAADKYVFVTPMWNLSFPAVVKAYIDAVAVAGKAFKYTAEGAVGLLTDKKALLIQSRGGIYSEGPAADLELGNRYLQTILGFFGVPSVEELVIEGHNQMPEKAEEIKADGVRRAEALGKTF; this is translated from the coding sequence ATGACAAAAGTATTATATATTACAGGTCATCCAAATGACGAAACAGTTTCAAATTCTATGGCAGCAGGTAAATCATTTATCGAAAGCTATAAACAATCAAATCCAGATCACGAAGTTGTGCATATCGATCTTTATGACACATTCATTCCATTAATCGATAAAGAAGTATTTGATGGTTGGGGTAAATTACAATCAGGTAAAGGATTCGAAGTGTTATCTGAAACAGAACAACAAAAAGTTGCTCGTTTAAATGAATTAAGTGACGAATTTGCAGCAGCAGATAAATACGTATTCGTTACGCCGATGTGGAACCTGTCATTCCCAGCAGTAGTTAAAGCATATATCGATGCTGTCGCTGTAGCGGGAAAAGCTTTCAAATACACAGCAGAAGGTGCTGTAGGATTATTAACAGACAAAAAAGCATTACTTATTCAATCACGTGGTGGTATTTATTCAGAAGGACCAGCAGCAGACTTGGAATTAGGTAACCGTTACTTACAAACAATTCTTGGATTCTTCGGTGTGCCAAGTGTTGAAGAATTAGTTATCGAAGGCCATAATCAAATGCCAGAGAAAGCAGAAGAAATTAAAGCAGACGGTGTACGTCGTGCAGAAGCATTAGGAAAAACATTTTAA
- a CDS encoding protein adenylyltransferase SelO, which yields MNFFNFDTTYTNLNEIFYVINNPHSFSHPEYVLFNDGLARELNISLQLKAHPEILTGSTVIDGTRPFSTAYAGHQFGNFTMLGDGRQHILGEHITPQNKRYDIQLKGSGPTRFSRSGDGKATLGPMLREYIISEAMHHLNIPTTRSLAICSTGEKVLRENMLPGAVLTRTANSNIRVGTFEYAARTAYEHLKELADYTIDRHFPDLIHTNNKYLKLLDTVIDKQAQLIAQWQSVGFIHGVMNTDNMTISGETIDYGPCAFMDYYHTHTVFSSIDMQGRYAYINQPAIGLWNLTRFAETLLPLIHTDEHEAIHLAESALEKFQHSYTVYYRTMMGQKIGIKSPSEEDMVLIDELLSLMEQHEMDYTNTFLALQNEETSSLESLSSWITKWQDRLKTEKDPIQLMRKVNPVVIPRNHIVEEALDDAIHGDLSAVKALLQVLSQPFNPDHADRYKQPGPKDRPYQTYCGT from the coding sequence ATGAATTTTTTTAACTTCGATACAACCTATACGAATTTAAATGAGATTTTTTATGTGATTAATAATCCACACTCTTTTTCTCATCCTGAATATGTGCTATTTAATGATGGATTAGCTCGTGAACTAAATATATCTCTCCAACTAAAGGCACACCCTGAAATATTAACAGGAAGCACTGTTATTGATGGAACACGTCCATTTTCTACTGCCTACGCAGGACATCAATTCGGGAACTTTACGATGCTTGGAGATGGCAGACAGCATATATTAGGTGAACACATTACACCTCAAAATAAACGATACGATATTCAACTTAAAGGATCTGGTCCCACGCGCTTCTCTCGTTCTGGAGATGGAAAAGCTACGCTCGGACCGATGCTGCGTGAATATATCATCAGTGAAGCCATGCATCACTTAAATATACCTACAACAAGAAGTCTTGCAATTTGTTCAACAGGAGAAAAAGTTTTACGCGAAAACATGCTGCCTGGTGCGGTCCTTACAAGAACTGCTAACAGTAATATCCGAGTAGGAACATTTGAATATGCTGCCCGTACAGCATATGAACACTTAAAAGAACTTGCAGATTATACAATCGACAGACACTTTCCTGATTTAATACACACTAATAATAAGTATTTGAAGTTATTAGATACTGTAATCGACAAACAAGCGCAGTTGATTGCACAGTGGCAGTCTGTTGGTTTTATACATGGTGTAATGAATACTGATAATATGACAATCAGCGGGGAAACGATAGATTATGGGCCATGTGCATTTATGGACTATTATCATACACATACTGTATTTAGTTCTATCGATATGCAAGGACGTTATGCTTATATCAATCAGCCTGCAATTGGGTTATGGAATTTAACTCGATTTGCCGAGACTTTATTACCTTTAATTCATACTGATGAACATGAAGCGATTCATCTAGCCGAGTCCGCACTTGAGAAGTTTCAGCATAGCTATACGGTATATTACAGAACAATGATGGGACAGAAAATCGGTATTAAGTCACCGAGCGAAGAAGATATGGTGCTGATTGATGAGCTGTTATCGCTTATGGAGCAACATGAAATGGACTATACAAATACTTTTCTAGCTTTACAAAATGAAGAAACATCTTCACTTGAATCTTTATCATCATGGATAACGAAATGGCAAGATAGACTCAAAACCGAAAAAGATCCAATTCAATTGATGCGTAAGGTTAATCCAGTTGTGATTCCTAGAAATCATATTGTAGAAGAAGCTTTAGATGATGCCATTCACGGCGATTTATCTGCTGTAAAAGCTTTACTGCAAGTACTATCACAGCCCTTTAATCCAGATCATGCTGATAGATATAAGCAGCCCGGGCCGAAAGATAGACCCTATCAAACATATTGCGGAACATAA
- a CDS encoding acyltransferase family protein, producing MNRKYLPGLDGIRAIAVIAIIIFHLNPKWLPGGFLGVDTFFVISGYLIAMLLINEYEKTGTINILQFWIRRMKRLFPPVLFMILIVIQYIIFFDQSLLYQLKKDVIAALLYISNWWYIFDGLSYFESFEARPLEHLWSLAIEEQFYLLFPLTLMLLLNKWSKKKILLLFFVVSILSAILMLTLYDPAANVSRIYFGTDTRLQTLLLGVMCAFIWPAFKLKQDAPRILVVIIDFLGFIGLIVLMYSIYKLNEHSAFLFNGGFYILGIFTLLIIMAAVHPSSIMSKLLGIKPLTVIGKYSYSLYLWHYPVIVLMQKHFVQGQIPIYIHISSVMLTIVLAVLSYKLIERPYRLNGFKVFTIMSIKYFITVIVTLYLCISTPYLLSVVKAEQPQMHHEITKTLSNIPDIKRISPLTPDETTEQLVKNATPLLIGDSVLVDINNQLKEVLPNATVDGEVGRNIYKALNVADKYHSFNHKDGVVILFIGTNGDFEDVQMNILLSKFDKAQVFLVTSRVPKDYEAHVNEEMYKAARLYKNVHIIDWYEASQGHTEYFAPDGIHLEYPGSKRMVSLIYEALINFEENRE from the coding sequence ATGAATCGAAAATATCTTCCTGGATTAGATGGGATTAGAGCAATTGCAGTTATTGCGATTATAATATTTCACTTAAATCCAAAATGGCTGCCCGGGGGGTTTCTTGGCGTTGACACTTTCTTTGTCATATCTGGTTATTTAATTGCAATGTTATTGATAAACGAATATGAAAAAACTGGAACAATCAATATTCTCCAATTCTGGATACGCCGAATGAAACGACTTTTCCCACCGGTATTATTTATGATACTTATCGTGATTCAATATATCATATTTTTTGATCAATCGTTATTATATCAACTTAAGAAAGATGTTATTGCAGCATTATTATATATTTCGAACTGGTGGTATATATTTGATGGACTTAGTTATTTTGAAAGTTTTGAAGCTAGACCACTTGAACATTTATGGTCGCTTGCCATCGAAGAACAGTTCTATTTGTTATTTCCGTTAACATTGATGCTACTCCTTAACAAATGGTCTAAAAAGAAAATACTGCTATTATTTTTTGTTGTTTCTATATTGTCAGCGATATTGATGTTAACACTCTATGACCCTGCTGCAAATGTGTCGCGTATATACTTTGGTACGGACACGCGTCTTCAGACATTGCTGTTAGGAGTAATGTGTGCATTTATATGGCCGGCATTTAAATTGAAGCAAGATGCACCGAGAATTTTAGTAGTCATCATTGATTTTCTAGGCTTCATAGGTTTAATAGTCTTAATGTATAGTATCTATAAGCTAAATGAGCACAGTGCATTTTTATTTAATGGTGGATTCTATATACTTGGGATCTTTACATTATTGATTATTATGGCAGCAGTTCATCCATCATCTATAATGAGCAAGCTACTTGGTATAAAGCCGCTGACGGTGATTGGGAAATATTCATATAGCTTATATTTATGGCATTATCCGGTGATAGTATTGATGCAAAAACATTTTGTTCAAGGGCAAATTCCTATTTATATCCATATTTCATCTGTGATGCTCACAATCGTGCTGGCAGTATTGAGCTATAAGTTAATTGAACGTCCATATCGATTAAATGGTTTTAAAGTATTTACAATAATGTCTATTAAATATTTTATTACAGTTATTGTAACTTTGTATTTATGTATTTCTACACCTTACTTATTATCTGTCGTTAAAGCCGAACAACCGCAAATGCATCATGAAATTACGAAGACACTATCTAATATTCCTGACATAAAACGTATTAGCCCATTGACACCGGATGAAACGACCGAACAATTAGTGAAGAATGCTACGCCGTTACTTATCGGTGATTCTGTACTTGTTGATATAAATAATCAATTGAAAGAAGTATTGCCGAATGCTACTGTAGACGGCGAAGTAGGGCGAAATATATATAAAGCATTGAATGTTGCCGATAAATATCACTCATTTAATCATAAGGATGGAGTCGTCATCCTATTTATCGGAACAAATGGAGATTTTGAGGATGTTCAGATGAACATTTTGTTATCTAAATTTGATAAAGCGCAAGTATTTCTTGTGACTTCCAGAGTTCCAAAAGATTATGAAGCACACGTTAATGAAGAGATGTATAAAGCTGCTCGTTTATATAAGAACGTCCATATTATTGATTGGTATGAAGCTTCACAGGGCCATACAGAATACTTTGCACCTGATGGTATACATCTTGAGTATCCAGGGAGTAAACGTATGGTGTCGCTAATATATGAAGCACTTATTAACTTCGAAGAAAATAGGGAATAA
- a CDS encoding sensor histidine kinase, which yields MFSLFILLLERVGLIIIVAYLLMNVPYFKKMMSERSKLSSQIQLLIVFGLFAAVSNFTGVEIRNNEILSSQIFSRISDDAVIANTRVLTISVAGLIGGPIVGIGVGIVSGITRYLIGGIDAYTYVVSSALIGLASGYFGYRAMKNNRYPNVFTGVILGAIMEVIQMICIIVFASNTEYALDIVKLIALPMILINSLGVAIFLSIIISTIQQEQRMRAVQTHDVLNLANQTLPYFRAGLNEVSATQAAQIIKDLMKVSAVSITNKTDILAHVGAASDHHVPRKKIITDLSKQVIKSGEIKEAHNRHEIGCTHPGCPLEGAIVIPLYVHNEVTGTLKLYFTDSNKLTYVERRLAEGLANIFSSQIELGEIETQSKLLKDAEIKSLQAQVNPHFFFNAMNTISALIRVDSEKARELLLNLSNFFRSNLQGAKSTSITIEKEIQQVEAYLSLEQARFPERFNIHFDIDEGLKYAKVPPFIIQILVENAFKHAFHNRKSGNDVYVKVKEGHQTIEISVEDNGFGIPEEKRVHIGHNEVASTSGTGSALENLNKRLIGLYNSNARLNFTTSDTGTKFYTSIPLEREEDA from the coding sequence ATGTTTAGTTTGTTTATTCTATTGTTAGAGCGTGTTGGATTGATTATTATTGTCGCATATTTATTGATGAACGTCCCTTACTTTAAGAAGATGATGTCTGAACGCTCAAAGTTATCTTCTCAAATACAATTATTAATCGTATTTGGTTTATTTGCAGCTGTATCCAACTTTACAGGTGTTGAAATACGTAATAATGAAATATTATCAAGCCAGATATTCAGTAGGATATCAGACGATGCAGTTATTGCGAATACACGCGTACTTACAATAAGTGTTGCGGGCTTAATAGGTGGACCTATTGTCGGTATCGGAGTTGGGATTGTATCAGGAATTACTCGTTATCTAATTGGTGGGATAGATGCATATACATATGTTGTATCATCGGCACTTATTGGTCTTGCTTCGGGGTATTTCGGTTATCGTGCGATGAAAAATAATCGTTATCCTAATGTCTTTACTGGAGTAATACTCGGTGCAATTATGGAAGTTATTCAGATGATCTGTATCATTGTTTTTGCTTCGAATACAGAATATGCCTTAGATATTGTGAAACTCATTGCTTTACCGATGATACTGATTAATAGTTTGGGTGTTGCTATATTCTTGTCCATTATTATTTCTACAATTCAGCAGGAACAACGTATGCGTGCTGTACAGACGCATGATGTATTGAACCTGGCGAATCAAACATTACCTTATTTCAGAGCTGGATTGAATGAAGTATCTGCGACACAGGCAGCGCAAATTATAAAAGACTTAATGAAAGTATCGGCTGTATCAATCACTAATAAGACGGATATATTAGCGCACGTCGGAGCAGCAAGTGATCATCATGTGCCGCGCAAGAAAATTATTACTGACCTGTCGAAACAAGTTATTAAATCCGGTGAAATTAAAGAAGCACATAATAGGCATGAAATTGGTTGTACGCATCCTGGATGCCCGCTTGAAGGTGCGATTGTTATCCCTTTATACGTACATAACGAAGTAACAGGCACATTAAAACTGTACTTTACCGATAGCAATAAATTAACTTATGTCGAACGACGCCTTGCTGAAGGATTAGCGAATATATTCTCAAGTCAGATTGAACTCGGTGAAATAGAAACGCAATCTAAATTATTGAAAGACGCGGAAATTAAATCATTACAAGCACAAGTGAATCCACATTTTTTCTTTAATGCGATGAATACAATATCAGCGCTTATCCGTGTAGATAGCGAGAAAGCAAGAGAACTTCTGCTTAATTTAAGTAACTTTTTCCGTTCGAATTTACAAGGCGCAAAAAGCACGAGCATCACAATTGAAAAAGAAATTCAACAAGTAGAAGCTTATTTATCGCTGGAACAAGCACGATTTCCCGAACGTTTTAACATTCATTTTGATATAGATGAAGGGTTAAAGTATGCAAAAGTGCCGCCATTTATCATTCAAATATTAGTTGAAAACGCATTTAAACATGCGTTTCATAATAGAAAGTCTGGTAACGATGTTTACGTAAAGGTGAAAGAAGGACATCAGACAATTGAAATATCAGTAGAAGATAATGGATTTGGTATTCCGGAAGAAAAACGCGTGCATATCGGACACAATGAAGTTGCGTCTACTTCCGGGACCGGGAGCGCACTTGAGAACTTAAATAAACGTCTTATTGGATTGTATAATAGCAATGCGCGACTGAATTTCACGACAAGTGATACAGGTACTAAATTTTATACATCTATACCTTTAGAGAGGGAGGAAGATGCATGA
- a CDS encoding LytTR family transcriptional regulator DNA-binding domain-containing protein translates to MRILVVDDEPLARNELRYLLNNIDGTLVIDEADSIEETLTSLLSETYELLFLDINLIDESGLELAEKINKMKHPPKIVFATAHDSFAVKAFELNALDYILKPFEQKRIEAALNKAKVSSINTNQESKLPTLSIQIDDKIYVINIQDIIALYVEEGQLNIVTVNSEYAIHEPLSAFEKKLPENVFMRIHRSSIINKHHIKSAEQWFNYTYQVKLTKDIKLQVSRSYIKQFKHEIGLE, encoded by the coding sequence ATGAGAATATTAGTTGTAGATGATGAACCCCTGGCAAGAAATGAATTGCGTTACTTACTCAATAACATTGATGGTACATTAGTTATTGATGAAGCGGATTCTATAGAAGAAACATTGACCTCATTATTATCAGAAACGTATGAATTGTTGTTTTTGGATATCAATTTGATTGATGAAAGTGGCCTTGAACTTGCTGAAAAGATTAACAAGATGAAGCATCCGCCTAAGATTGTCTTTGCTACAGCACATGATAGTTTTGCTGTGAAGGCGTTTGAATTGAATGCATTAGATTATATATTAAAACCATTCGAACAAAAGCGTATTGAGGCAGCACTTAATAAAGCAAAAGTCTCATCTATAAACACAAATCAAGAGTCGAAATTGCCAACCTTATCGATACAGATCGATGACAAAATCTATGTCATTAATATACAGGATATTATCGCCTTGTATGTAGAAGAAGGGCAATTAAATATCGTCACTGTAAACTCAGAATATGCGATTCATGAACCATTAAGTGCATTTGAAAAGAAGCTTCCAGAGAATGTATTTATGCGCATACATCGATCTAGTATTATTAACAAGCATCATATTAAGTCAGCAGAACAATGGTTTAATTACACCTATCAAGTGAAGTTGACGAAAGACATAAAATTACAGGTTTCAAGATCATATATAAAGCAATTTAAGCACGAAATAGGACTCGAATAA
- the lrgA gene encoding antiholin-like murein hydrolase modulator LrgA, protein MTKEKTYNFFHQVSVISVVLLISKMIESFMPIPMPASVIGLILLFICLCTGIIKLGQVETVGTALTDNIGLLFVPAGISVVKSLGLIAENPILILGLIFISTLLLLLCTGFFSQIIVKMTESKVEEPKETKNLKGIEVR, encoded by the coding sequence ATGACAAAAGAAAAAACATATAATTTCTTTCATCAAGTATCAGTAATCTCAGTTGTGTTACTTATTTCCAAGATGATTGAAAGCTTCATGCCAATTCCAATGCCTGCATCAGTTATCGGACTTATACTGCTCTTCATCTGTTTATGTACTGGAATTATAAAGCTCGGGCAAGTAGAAACCGTTGGAACCGCACTTACAGATAATATCGGACTGTTGTTCGTACCAGCAGGAATCTCAGTAGTAAAATCATTAGGACTAATAGCTGAAAATCCAATATTAATATTAGGTCTGATCTTTATCTCAACCTTATTATTACTATTATGTACAGGATTCTTCTCTCAGATAATCGTGAAGATGACAGAATCAAAAGTAGAAGAGCCAAAAGAAACAAAAAACTTAAAAGGAATAGAGGTGCGCTAA
- the lrgB gene encoding antiholin-like protein LrgB has translation MTLLDHLGINSVYFGILLTILPFMLGQYLFKKTNGFFLFAPLFVGMVFGIAFLSITGISYDTYSKGGSIISFFLEPATICFAIPLYKKRDVLQKYWLHIIGGLSLGTAAAMLGIYGVAKLFGFGTQIIASMLPQAATTAIALPVSAGIGGVPELTSLAVILNAVIIYALGNKMLRFFKISNPIARGLALGTSGHALGVSAATELGETETSMASIALVLVGVVVVVIVPILTSILL, from the coding sequence ATGACATTACTTGACCATTTAGGTATTAACTCTGTATACTTCGGAATATTATTAACGATATTACCTTTTATGTTAGGTCAATATTTATTCAAGAAAACAAATGGCTTTTTCTTATTTGCACCACTCTTTGTCGGAATGGTGTTCGGGATTGCATTCTTATCTATAACAGGTATCAGCTATGACACCTATAGTAAAGGTGGAAGTATTATTAGCTTCTTCTTAGAACCTGCAACGATTTGCTTCGCGATTCCTCTTTATAAAAAGCGCGACGTATTACAAAAGTATTGGTTACATATCATCGGTGGTTTGTCACTTGGTACAGCGGCTGCGATGTTAGGTATATATGGAGTAGCAAAACTATTTGGATTTGGTACACAGATTATTGCATCAATGTTACCTCAAGCAGCAACAACAGCGATCGCTTTACCAGTATCTGCTGGTATTGGTGGGGTGCCAGAACTGACATCATTGGCAGTTATTCTAAATGCAGTGATTATTTATGCCCTAGGAAATAAAATGCTGCGTTTCTTCAAAATCTCTAATCCAATTGCAAGAGGTCTTGCACTTGGTACGAGCGGACACGCACTAGGGGTGTCAGCAGCAACAGAACTAGGAGAAACGGAAACGTCTATGGCAAGTATCGCACTCGTTCTTGTAGGTGTTGTAGTGGTTGTTATCGTTCCGATATTAACAAGTATTCTCCTTTAA
- a CDS encoding FtsX-like permease family protein, translating into MFLAWKEVIHNKLKFSLIIGVLVLVSYLLFLISGLSNGLMGMNREAIDTWNPDAVIVTKESNQNVAQSIMDEDAIEGKFDKVAGVKNLPVIIAKGNNKQNTLLFGIKKNEFLKPKVTEGKLFNKNFEVVANDSLKTKGFKLGDTLDIAGSDEDLKIVGFTQNSKYNAAAVLYANDATLDQLSMNKLKGKENAFFVKDKAFKDKVIDNDLQMIEKENFIKKLPGYTEQKLTLDIMSYFLFAISAFIIGIFLYVITIQKEPVFGLLKAQGISNSFLAKSLMIQTLILSIIAVLIALLLTIGTAMIIPDVVPIKFEWDKIAIFGLTIMITAIIGGLFSIRSIRKVDPLKTIE; encoded by the coding sequence ATGTTTTTAGCGTGGAAAGAAGTGATACATAACAAATTGAAATTTAGTCTGATTATCGGTGTACTCGTGCTTGTGTCCTATTTGCTGTTTTTAATTTCTGGTCTTTCTAATGGACTTATGGGAATGAACCGTGAAGCTATTGACACATGGAATCCTGACGCGGTGATTGTGACAAAAGAATCAAATCAGAACGTTGCGCAGTCGATTATGGATGAAGATGCTATAGAGGGTAAATTTGATAAAGTCGCAGGTGTAAAAAATTTACCTGTCATTATTGCTAAAGGCAATAATAAACAGAATACATTGCTATTTGGAATAAAGAAAAATGAGTTTTTAAAACCAAAAGTGACAGAAGGAAAACTGTTTAATAAAAACTTTGAAGTCGTTGCCAATGATTCCCTTAAAACGAAAGGATTTAAGCTTGGTGACACGCTAGATATCGCAGGGAGCGATGAAGATTTAAAGATTGTCGGTTTTACTCAAAACTCAAAGTATAATGCTGCAGCAGTATTATATGCGAATGATGCTACATTAGACCAGTTATCTATGAATAAATTAAAAGGTAAAGAAAATGCATTCTTTGTTAAAGATAAAGCGTTTAAAGATAAAGTGATCGATAACGATCTACAAATGATTGAGAAAGAAAATTTTATCAAAAAGCTTCCTGGATACACAGAACAAAAGTTGACACTGGATATTATGAGTTATTTCTTATTTGCGATATCAGCATTTATTATCGGTATATTCTTATATGTCATTACAATCCAGAAAGAGCCTGTCTTTGGTTTGCTTAAAGCGCAAGGCATTAGCAACAGTTTTCTCGCAAAATCATTAATGATTCAAACACTTATTCTATCAATTATCGCAGTATTGATTGCCTTATTGCTGACGATAGGTACAGCTATGATTATACCTGACGTGGTGCCGATCAAGTTTGAATGGGATAAAATCGCAATCTTTGGATTAACAATTATGATTACAGCAATCATCGGTGGACTCTTCTCGATTCGCTCGATTCGAAAAGTAGATCCCCTTAAGACGATAGAGTAG
- a CDS encoding ABC transporter ATP-binding protein, translated as MILEMKQVRKSFGKEQTYVEALKPVDFSIDKGKLVAIIGPSGSGKSTLLTIAGLLQGPTEGEIIINGKDVSSFSEKKRSKVRLNEIGFILQASNLVPFLKVKDQFKLLDKVKKDHMSEGELKHELEHLGLSKVLNQLPNELSGGQRQRVAILKALYTNPSIILADEPTASLDGEKAIEVIKLLREEVKSKDKAGIVVTHDHRLLEYFDEIYEMNDGKLTRK; from the coding sequence ATGATTCTTGAAATGAAACAAGTGCGTAAAAGCTTTGGTAAAGAGCAAACATATGTTGAGGCGTTGAAACCAGTAGATTTTAGTATAGATAAAGGGAAGCTCGTTGCAATTATCGGACCATCAGGTTCTGGAAAGAGCACATTATTGACGATTGCAGGTTTGCTTCAAGGTCCTACAGAAGGTGAGATAATCATCAACGGAAAAGATGTTTCAAGCTTTAGTGAAAAGAAGCGCTCCAAAGTAAGATTGAACGAAATTGGATTTATTCTTCAAGCTTCTAACTTAGTACCTTTCTTAAAAGTAAAAGATCAATTTAAATTGCTGGATAAAGTAAAGAAAGATCATATGTCTGAGGGAGAGTTAAAGCATGAGCTTGAACATCTTGGTTTAAGTAAAGTGTTGAATCAATTACCAAATGAACTCTCAGGCGGTCAGAGACAGCGCGTGGCAATCTTAAAAGCATTATATACAAACCCTTCAATTATACTAGCAGATGAACCGACAGCAAGTTTGGACGGCGAGAAAGCCATAGAAGTAATCAAGTTATTAAGAGAAGAAGTGAAATCAAAAGATAAAGCAGGTATCGTTGTAACACATGACCATCGTTTATTAGAATATTTCGATGAAATTTATGAAATGAATGATGGAAAACTGACAAGGAAATAA
- a CDS encoding YitT family protein, with protein MKYQNHILFKLIITIIGSFLIAVAFNLFLLPHGVLSSGVSGIALLLHILTNFDAGVLNLLLNIPLIFLGIWKLNRSIIANTVLSVIFISLFMTFIPITKVSHELFVNVIFGGVLVGIGVGIILKHSGTTGGMDIVAMIISQHSNMSIGLVMTILNGIIILCSGFFFNWNIALLTLLSIYITGKTVDMIFTSHIKLTATIVTSNVNAVKQGLIDEIYRGITITEVIGGYSNNKQHMITMVLTRYELPEVIRIAKENDPKCFINVYQTTEVHGNFARNS; from the coding sequence ATGAAGTATCAAAATCATATTCTATTTAAATTAATCATTACAATAATAGGTTCATTTCTAATTGCAGTAGCATTCAATTTGTTCTTATTACCTCACGGAGTGCTTAGTAGTGGTGTCAGTGGTATTGCATTGTTGCTGCATATATTAACAAATTTTGATGCAGGAGTCTTAAATTTACTGCTCAACATACCCCTGATATTTCTTGGGATATGGAAATTAAATCGTTCTATTATTGCTAATACTGTACTCAGCGTAATATTTATCTCTCTCTTTATGACATTTATACCTATCACTAAAGTCTCTCATGAACTTTTTGTGAATGTTATATTCGGCGGCGTCTTAGTCGGCATCGGGGTTGGTATCATATTAAAGCATTCTGGTACTACTGGCGGCATGGATATTGTTGCCATGATTATTAGCCAGCATAGTAATATGTCTATAGGGCTAGTCATGACAATATTAAATGGTATCATCATTCTTTGCTCTGGTTTCTTCTTTAACTGGAATATTGCTCTATTAACCCTATTATCTATTTATATAACGGGTAAGACCGTTGATATGATTTTCACTTCTCATATCAAGCTGACTGCTACAATTGTAACGTCTAACGTCAATGCTGTTAAACAAGGACTAATCGACGAAATTTATCGCGGTATCACCATCACTGAAGTAATAGGGGGTTACTCTAACAATAAGCAGCATATGATTACGATGGTGCTCACTCGTTATGAGTTGCCTGAAGTGATTCGTATCGCAAAAGAGAATGATCCTAAATGCTTTATTAATGTATACCAAACGACAGAAGTCCATGGCAATTTTGCGAGAAATAGTTAA